A window of the Gasterosteus aculeatus chromosome 21, fGasAcu3.hap1.1, whole genome shotgun sequence genome harbors these coding sequences:
- the LOC144390222 gene encoding uncharacterized protein LOC144390222, with the protein MVARALPELSQPTAAEAQAPGANAVHVVEAQVLPEPRVAELVSPTPPPPVAAPQRPRPSPKNIMDSPIEVHFELGTLSPSTPRSTVSSQWAIPPALSTQRSLPLPQRPQRLFVNEPESPPGSRAAAAAESSTAASPAPSSVAAASPTAAAPRPRGWVPYHNPCAVHHDDAVEELSQENLRRLVQQEPDRPLSRLQEDLRRVPLTPSSTSRLRSAVQSQLIQTGTTSVSNLRTPGQQVPLRPTKHRSTIRKAQEWSLHVAKKWLILGDSNVAKLPEHDFVHLQIDAFPGATFRNAELLMDKTTCGVTVEKVILAFGINNRVQKTQETALKQLQRALNSVKRMFPSADIFVPQVNFSNSLPSKEKLRLTHLNSAIARLCEYIPALPPSLFHTGPDNIHWSPSTAVRMFNHWVRYLN; encoded by the coding sequence ATGGTGGCCCGGGCCCTCCCAGAACTGTCACAACCCACTGCGGCAGAAGCACAGGCACCGGGTGCGAATGCTGTGCACGTCGTCGAGGCCCAGGTACTCCCAGAGCCGAGGGTCGCAGAACTGGTTTCGCCGACGCCCCCGCCTCCGGTTGCAGCACCACAGCGCCCCAGACCTTCACCAAAAAATATTATGGATTCTCCCATTGAGGTCCATTTTGAGCTGGGCACGCTCTCCCCTTCCACCCCACGGTCGACGGTGAGTTCACAATGGGCGATCCCACCCGCACTGTCCACACAGCGGTCCCTGCCTTTGCCACAGAGACCACAAAGACTGTTCGTGAACGAGCCAGAGTCTCCGCCAGGGTCGCGGGCAGCGGCCGCAGCAGAATCGTCgacagcagcttcaccagcACCATCTTCAGTGGCAGCAGCTTCACCAACAGCAGCGGCTCCACGGCCCAGGGGCTGGGTCCCCTATCACAACCCGTGTGCTGTCCACCACGATGACGCCGTGGAGGAGCTCTCACAGGAGAACCTGAGGcggctggtgcagcaggagccaGATCGACCGCTGTCCCGGCTGCAGGAGGACCTGAGACGCGTCCCCCTCACACCTTCCAGCACCAGCAGACTGCGGTCGGCGGTGCAGTCTCAGCTGATCCAGACGGGGACCACCTCAGTCTCCAATCTGCGGACGCCAGGGCAACAGGTACCACTTCGACCCACTAAACACCGGTCTACCATCCGGAAGGCTCAGGAATGGAGCCTCCACGTGGCCAAAAAATGGCTTATTTTAGGAGACTCTAACGTGGCAAAACTCCCAGAACACGACTTTGTGCATCTCCAAATTGATGCGTTTCCGGGGGCCACATTTAGAAATGCTGAGTTGCTGATGGACAAAACGACCTGTGGGGTAACAGTGGAAAAGGTAATCCTGGCCTTTGGAATAAACAATCGGGTCCAAAAGACACAAGAGACAGCCTTaaagcagctgcagagggcctTGAACAGTGTTAAGCGTATGTTTCCCTCGGCTGATATCTTTGTTCCCCAGGTGAACTTTTCCAACAGTCTGCCCAGTAAGGAGAAGCTGCGGCTCACGCACCTGAACTCTGCCATCGCCAGgttgtgtgagtacatcccagctcTGCCACCGAGCCTCTTTCACACAGGCCCAGATAATATTCACTGGTCCCCATCAACAGCGGTCCGCATGTTCAATCACTGGGTGAGGTACTTAAACTAG